A window of the Virgibacillus pantothenticus genome harbors these coding sequences:
- the rihC gene encoding ribonucleoside hydrolase RihC gives MNNNKRPIIIDTDPGIDDAVALAAALYSEELDIKLITTVAGNVSLDKVTYNTLRLLQFFKKEVPVAAGADRPLMKEPIDASNVHGETGMDGYAFPEPNENLLLEEHAVNAMYKTIIQSNEPITLVPIGPLTNIALLIRLYPEVKVNIKEIVLMGGSTTRGNSGVMAEFNIHADPEAAKIVFHSSIPIVMVGLDVGWKALVYPEDSEKLKTMNKTGHMIYHLFQKYRGGSMKKGLKMYDSCAIAYLLNPKMFTVEETYVDIELTGSLTAGCTVTDLKGYLNKPNNVTVCLDIDEKLFKHWFLESLQKCN, from the coding sequence ATGAATAATAACAAACGACCTATTATTATTGATACAGATCCAGGTATTGATGATGCAGTGGCTCTAGCAGCAGCCTTATATAGTGAGGAGTTGGATATCAAATTAATAACCACTGTAGCAGGTAATGTAAGCCTTGACAAAGTAACATATAATACGCTACGGCTATTACAATTTTTCAAGAAAGAAGTACCTGTTGCAGCCGGTGCAGATCGACCATTAATGAAAGAACCCATTGATGCAAGTAATGTACATGGAGAAACAGGCATGGATGGGTACGCGTTTCCGGAACCAAACGAAAATCTTTTACTAGAAGAGCATGCAGTTAATGCAATGTATAAAACTATCATTCAAAGTAATGAGCCTATTACTTTGGTTCCAATCGGACCATTAACCAATATCGCTCTACTTATAAGATTGTATCCTGAAGTAAAAGTAAATATTAAAGAAATCGTACTAATGGGAGGATCTACAACAAGAGGAAATTCTGGAGTGATGGCTGAATTCAACATCCATGCTGATCCTGAAGCTGCAAAAATTGTATTTCATAGCAGCATACCTATCGTCATGGTTGGATTAGATGTTGGATGGAAAGCGCTAGTTTATCCAGAAGACAGTGAAAAATTAAAAACGATGAATAAAACCGGTCATATGATTTACCACCTATTCCAAAAATATCGTGGTGGTAGCATGAAAAAAGGCTTAAAAATGTATGACAGTTGCGCCATTGCCTATTTGCTAAATCCTAAAATGTTTACGGTAGAGGAAACTTATGTAGATATTGAACTGACTGGTTCTTTAACTGCAGGTTGTACGGTTACCGATCTGAAAGGATATTTAAATAAACCGAATAATGTTACCGTATGTCTGGACATTGACGAAAAATTATTCAAACATTGGTTTTTAGAAAGTTTACAAAAATGCAACTAG
- the rbsK gene encoding ribokinase: MKRIITFGSMNMDLSIQTDRIPNNGETIQGSNFFLSPGGKGANQTVAASKSGANTWMVGGVGDDLYGTKLLKTLKEYGVNCEYVKKIPHITTGVAMIIRNNGDNRIIFDGGANELIKPDDIDEVFHQLAHAGDIFLTQFETDYQTVLYSVRAAKNNGLFTIINPAPAKHIPDSDYQNIDLLIINQWECKFLSGIYPSQESEYKKAIEYFQQKGAHTVLITLGAKGSVVGEGSTIHFTPGLSIKTVDTTAAGDTYIGALACSLSHGKSMKESMDYATKAAALTVSKRGAQESIPTKQQILKLTFTKEEKNDE; encoded by the coding sequence TTGAAGAGAATAATTACATTCGGCAGTATGAATATGGACCTTTCCATCCAAACAGATCGTATACCGAATAATGGTGAAACTATACAAGGAAGCAACTTTTTTCTATCCCCTGGTGGGAAAGGAGCAAACCAGACTGTAGCGGCATCTAAAAGTGGTGCAAATACTTGGATGGTTGGAGGGGTAGGTGACGATTTATATGGAACAAAGCTATTAAAAACGCTTAAAGAGTACGGCGTAAATTGCGAATATGTAAAAAAAATCCCTCATATAACCACCGGCGTTGCTATGATCATCAGAAATAATGGCGATAATCGAATTATTTTCGACGGAGGCGCCAATGAATTAATTAAACCAGATGATATAGACGAGGTATTTCATCAGCTTGCACATGCTGGGGATATTTTTTTAACACAATTTGAGACCGATTATCAAACTGTATTATATTCAGTAAGAGCTGCGAAAAACAATGGCCTCTTTACAATAATTAATCCAGCTCCAGCTAAGCACATTCCTGATTCGGACTACCAAAACATTGATTTACTCATTATTAATCAGTGGGAATGTAAATTCTTATCCGGCATTTATCCGTCTCAAGAAAGCGAATACAAGAAAGCGATTGAATATTTTCAGCAAAAAGGCGCCCATACAGTGCTGATAACTTTAGGAGCAAAAGGGAGTGTGGTTGGCGAAGGCTCCACCATCCATTTCACACCTGGGCTATCTATTAAAACTGTTGATACAACGGCTGCTGGAGATACGTATATTGGTGCACTCGCTTGCTCACTATCTCACGGTAAGTCAATGAAAGAAAGTATGGATTACGCAACAAAAGCCGCAGCTTTAACCGTATCAAAAAGAGGGGCACAGGAGTCTATACCTACAAAACAACAAATATTAAAATTAACCTTTACTAAGGAGGAAAAAAACGATGAATAA